In Leptospira saintgironsiae, one genomic interval encodes:
- a CDS encoding YnfA family protein: MEYFKSVMIFILAGFCEIGGGYLVWLWYKESKSVIYLIAGGLILALYGVVAALQPTSFGRVYATYGGFFIVMSLLWAWKMDEFQPDRYDIIGSMIALFGVAVIYYAPR, encoded by the coding sequence ATGGAATATTTTAAATCGGTAATGATCTTTATACTCGCAGGATTCTGTGAGATTGGCGGTGGGTATCTTGTATGGCTTTGGTATAAAGAATCCAAATCCGTGATCTATCTTATTGCGGGCGGATTGATCTTAGCTTTGTATGGAGTAGTTGCCGCCTTACAACCTACTTCTTTTGGAAGAGTGTATGCTACCTACGGTGGATTTTTTATTGTTATGTCGCTGCTATGGGCTTGGAAGATGGACGAATTCCAACCGGACCGATACGATATCATCGGATCTATGATCGCTCTCTTTGGTGTAGCAGTGATCTATTATGCTCCTAGATAA
- a CDS encoding ABA4-like family protein: MTPELTFKLASNFAIIGWLLLAGLPNARVTKLLVRNGVWPLILSGLYLLILAFHARGGFDFGSLEGVTKLFANPWVLLAGWVHYLAFDLFVGIWETKEAEVLGISRWILIPCLFFTLMFGPIGYLLFQIVRWRKGGSYASI, translated from the coding sequence ATGACTCCAGAACTAACATTCAAACTAGCTAGCAATTTTGCGATTATAGGCTGGTTATTACTCGCGGGTCTTCCAAATGCAAGAGTAACCAAATTATTGGTAAGGAACGGGGTTTGGCCTTTGATCCTTTCCGGATTGTATTTGTTGATACTTGCATTTCATGCGAGAGGAGGATTTGATTTCGGGTCCTTAGAAGGTGTAACTAAGCTCTTTGCTAATCCTTGGGTATTGCTCGCAGGATGGGTTCATTATCTTGCATTCGACTTATTCGTTGGAATTTGGGAAACTAAGGAAGCAGAGGTATTGGGAATTTCAAGATGGATACTCATCCCTTGTTTGTTCTTCACACTGATGTTTGGACCAATCGGTTATTTATTATTCCAAATCGTTCGCTGGCGAAAAGGAGGAAGCTATGCAAGCATCTAA